Within the Glycine max cultivar Williams 82 chromosome 12, Glycine_max_v4.0, whole genome shotgun sequence genome, the region agtcaaggtacattaataattaattcaacgtccccccttcttaattattctgaggccttTTGATCCAacactttcttccttctccattctaatgccattcatcttcaagaagcaaaggaccccattaatgaagaagattcaaggcctacatgctccacatggagctacatcatgtggtatcagagcatcttcatctaggtgatgttcttttgcttcctctatctttttgttcgatcaattcactttaaatccttgttattcatcttattctccatctatatcctccattgtcttgtggtgtGGTGCTGTTTAGtgtatattcaaaaaaataaaccaattaaatcttagatctacacttgttcttgcatttctatggttcaaattttatagatctactcttgaatcatgtttttgtgttgatttttggttctatcatttttcagtcataatattcttgtgctgaacctttagatctaaatttccTTCCCAAATATTGATTataagaaaaacacaaaaatgtaagtgtaaatcacttaatccatgttgtcttagagccatgtttagtcataataattgtcacattatgttctacgtttgtgttgaatttttattttgttgattgaattctagatacatttgttcatgtattcttgtcattcttagctatcttttgaattttgagtataTTTcgtgcatgttatttagttcataacatgttctaaatcaattcctaaaaGTATTCTTgttattgaacttttttttgttttctaagtttcctacatgatgcctatgatgaagttgagttgtggtgctgagttatggctggatttgtgaatcaaaataagtcttaagctctcttgaattgtgttattcaagataattgagcataagcaaacacaaattgtaactatccaagccttaagcaacataaacacaactcttgatttctaggttgaaatcgctggtgctgacagcttgaacatacaaacttgtataaattactgggaattggtcactatgaagtttgagctgaaatttttactgaattttatgGACatctgtaaaaaaattatagaaaaagaaacaagtgatttggataaaagtaaaaaataataaaaatcatacaagttggcagaaaaatcaatgtccatgaaaaaagtgaaagggaagtgtgcttattgttttggcttgaaatttattctattattcatgcctattttataccgttataaaatttgaattgaaaataagtgtgaaaacaagtgccaaaactagaggtttcttgagtatttttttttagtttttctactctactctagagccattctaggtttctctgaGTCCTAGCTTTCTTTTATGTGCTTGTCGATGCCTTAActattgaataatccttgaaaatttgtgtcataccctaatttcatccaaggaccatctgtttggtgggatgcgaccttcgcttgaccgcttcgaggtacttgaaaCCCATCGTTacgcaattcgtgaagttccacaatatgtcgggagtcgaaaggaagcattgttgcacaatctgtaaagttccgtaacattccagaagtcaaagaggggatggttgcgtaatccgtaaatttccgtgacattacggaaaggaaacaagtatcgttacgtaattcgtaaagttctgtaacgttacggaaaaagaatcagcaaaaaagggcaaaggggtgtacttagtaaacaggggtgtgcaaatagcaaccaggcccacttggaccttccagggtgttccaacagaagacggtgccttctggtggaagcaacccagctcgcctgggcgagctaggaggcaaccacctccctattttcccctataaataggggaaaaagGGCAGAACAAATTCgctcaaccctcctggtatctgggattcacttgaaattagtgagaaaaattgtttccgtgaagaaaatccaagccgaggcgcttccgtaacgcttctgagGCGTTTCTGTGGGCGATTTCGTGACGGTTTTCcaccattcttcatcgttcttcgttcgttcttcgttgttcttcggtcttcaatcggtaagttcccgaaatcgaacctttcaattcattctatgtgcccttagtggtccccatttgtttcgcgtgcttttagttttattctgtttgctttccgtaccccttttgacatgctttaatcatttatttaagtcgttttctcgcctaattaaaaataaaataaatttccaccgatcatttgagttgtaatatcttttaatctccgttagaataatataatataataataaaaaaatgagttgtaatatccaaaaagaggcaaaataataatataataataaaaaaatatctttaaataaaataattaaaaaaatcaatcgaacgtttttctttgggatttttcttaatcgaattgactaataaccaaagtgaaactaaggctaaaatcaactcacaatattgttgctagtagtccctactactgcaatatgttcttcgaaggggatggtacctctagagaccatcaagagagatatgaccaccttaggaattatcactaaaagtcttTTTTAGTTTCCTCtcatgtaggtccctaaaataggggcacggagcaaacacgctgtgtGCCATTTtgaacactgccatgcatgtagtcctaaatgtcatgtacgcctttgcttaTAATTActtgtggatattgtcgtactatgtacatccccgtgttgtgcctttcgcatctgcatcatgcacGGATTgcgtcttgatcccctcactttgtcAAACCAACgtagggtccgtgtcgccttcttaaatgcATGTGTCAGGCGCCATGCCACCCGAATGCTGTATCTAAGAAAgggacaatttcccgggctcccatATTCATAaatgcatctgtgtcatatgcatttcttcatgcattcatccattccacccatgatagatgtcggagttttgattcgcactgggttttgtttcactttggTAAAATAGTTacggcagttgatgggtcagctccagcgacaagcttttcgcaaagcttacggtaaaatctgggacctagccatggcgGAGGTCTCcatagaggccattgcctccctcgcccagtattatgaccggccattgaggtgcttcacctttggggacttccagctatcgcccatggtggaagagtttgaagagatcctaggatgccctctagggggaaggaaaccatacctcttctcaggattctatcactactacaatttttacatataacatcggttattcacataaccgatgttaacaaaagtgcggtggcatttttgtaaataagtagacttagttaacatcagttttggaaaaaccgatgttagtatgccgttgttaacatcagttttgtaaaaaccgatgttatcgagtcgatgttaacatcggttttattataaccgatgttacgtagttgatgttaacattggttatttttaaaaaaccgaagttgttatcattatatattaaacttcTGAAATTGCATAACCCGCGTgcttgaaccctatcgttcttcttctttctgctTCTGCCTGAGATCGTCTTTGTGTCAAACTGGCCtgcgcttccgtgactgcaaccacattgtggagatCGTGTTTATGAAGATCATCTTTGCCACTTATCcattgaggtacgtcctttcgttttaacattaggcgttcgtcattttaacatttgctcactttcgcaggtcgaagaaaagtaggaaaggaaagagtccCGAAAAGGGTACTCCCAGGGCGTTATTgttgtttctccttctgcctgagttcgtgtttgtcgcaaactgggctgcacttccgtgactgcaaccacattgtcgaGTTCGCATTTGTGGAGTTAGTGTCTGCGCTTccatcgaaggtatgtctctgttgtatgttaatgatgaaaatccattgttcaatggtcTGTCTCTGTTGTGATGTTTCGAAACCCTAGTTAGGCACAAAGGGTTAATCGTAACTGAATCTGTAGTGATTTAGGACCATATATAACTGCCTTAGTTATTGCAGAATAAATTATGGAGTAACAGCAGGGGGGTTAGGCTGTTTTTAGTGGGTTTTCAGGAAGGGAGAGACGAGGCTGTCAAATTTACATAGAGGATTTCAgggacaaagctttgatttacatattgaatttcatccaaatttttgacaagtcattgttacttccatcaatattgatattgtatcatgcttaattatatgcatttgcTTATTCTGATCATTGTGTGTTGTGTGATTATTTCTTCCATGCAGGTACATGATTCCTATTTGTTGTGAGAGTGAAATGAAGGGCAGCAGCACCAATTGAGGTgagtttatatttccttttttttgtctttatctttgttagtttgttatatattttttattttatatgtttgagttttaaatgtgtaaaaaatagaaatagaaaggtcTGCTGATTGCTTAGGAATTCCTTGTTGTTTCAtggcattccttttgaatctcAAAAGGTGTTGGATGATGCCTTAATTCTAGCTTGGTCCTGGCTAAAATATGGAGAGAAAGTTTTCAATACATCATTTAACCATTGGTCtaccaatcttttttttttttgcacagcaaaaatctgatattattaatagttgatcagtactaggtgtactgaaatatatcaaaatatacaAAGGCAGAAATCTGCCAGCCCCAACTACATAAGATATAACCACAATAGGTGGATACCCATACAACCAAAGAATACCCCTAGGACATTTCCTCCTTTAAGCAAGTagaccattgattaaaatgtgTATGGAAATCTTTCTCCATGCAGTTGATCCAAGACCAAGTGTGAAACAAAGCTTCGTCCATGACTTTTTCGGTGCTGAAATTCTGGTTGTTAAACACCAAGGCATTTCTATGCTTCCAAATAGTCATGGATAAAGCTATACAGAAAGCTTTCCATCGGTTGTCTACATTGCTTTTTCCACTCCATTGAGAGAATTTCACAAAATGGCATTTGGGTTCAATAGGGAAAGGAACCATCCTATTGGCCCATCTCAAACTCTCCCACCAAAGATGTCTAGTTTTCCTACAAGAATACATAATATGGCCAGTAGTTTCCTCATCCTGATCACAAAGAGGACAGTTGTAAGAGGGCAGCTCCACATGTCTCCTCCTTAGATTATCCCTAGTAGGTAGTCTGTTCTtgaagattctccaagagaaaGCACTTGCTATTGGGGGAATTTTCAGTCTCCAAATGATCTTGTAGTTGCTGTCTTCAGAAATAGAATTGCCCTCAGCCTTGAGGAGATTGTAGGCTGACTTTGTGGAGTAATAACCAGCAGGATCAGCCCCCCAGCTGAGAAAATCCCGACTTGAAGGTTGGATCTGAACACCCTCAATGTCAGCCATGAATGCTACCATGGTATCAATTTCGTGGTCAAAGAAATGTCTCCTCCATTGTACCTTCCACTCCCATCTACTACCAATTAAGAGGCCCATTGAGTTGATAGTATGATTCTGCTGAGTGCTCACTTGATATAGGGTTGGGTACTTATCTTGGAGACTTAAATCATCCTCCCTCCACTTGTCTTTCCAGAACTTGATTCTGGTCCCATCACCTACCTTCCACTTCAAATTATTGAAGATGCAATTTCCATGATGCTATTGGAAAACATATCTTAAATCCTTCCACCAAGGAGAAGAGTCAGCTCTGTTTCTGCCATAGCACAATGCATTCCACCCTCCATATTTGGACATTaatattctggcccaaaacTGATCCTGGCTATTTGCCAAGTCCCAACCCCATTTACCAAGCAAGGCCTTATTAAACTTGGACAAGTCTTTAATCCCAAGCCACCCTTTGTTCTTGGGAAGGTAGATAGTATCCCAATTTACCCAAGCAATCTTGGTCACCTTAGATCCTCCTCCCCGAAGAAAGTTTCTCTGAATTGAGACTAGCTTATGAACCACATTTTTAGGAACTCTAAAGAAGGACAACAGATAGATGGGAAGCGTTGTTAATACAGAATTAATGAGTGTTATCCTTCCTCCCATGGACAGACTTTTCTGCTTCCATTTACTAAGTTTGAGTTCAAACTTGCTAATGATAGGCTGCCACACATTCCAGCTTTTAGATGTTGTCCCCACTGGgattccaaggaaggaaaagggGATATCCAACTGACCACAGTAGAGAAAAAGGGCTGCCTCCCTACACCAAACCTCTGATTTTCCCATGCACCCAAATTGGCTTTTGGCATAATTAATCTTGAGACCGGAATCCATCTCAAAGATTCGGAGGATAGATTTCAGGACTCTAATATTATCCATAGTTGCAGTTCCAAAAAACAGCGTATCATCTGCATATTGCAGAATATTAATCTCGTCCTTTTGTCTCCCCACTTGGTAACTGTGGAACAAATTTTTAGAGATTGTTGTCCTCATCAACCCGGTAAGTCCTTCAGTTACTATGTTAAAAAGAAATGGGGCAAAGGGATCACCCTGCCTTAATCCTCTCTATGGCACAAACTCCGAAGTGGGGCTGCCATTAATTAGAATTGATATGGTTGCACTAGACAAACATCCATATATCCATTGTCTCCATTTTTCATAGAAACCCATCCTCATCATCATGTAGTTTAAAAAGCCCCAAGAGACCGAATCATATGCTTTTTCAAAATCCACTTTGAAGATCAtgcaaggattttttttatacttggcTTCAACAATAACCTCATTAGCAATCATCACCCCATGAAGAATATGGCTCCCTTTAAGAAAAGTTGTTTGCCTTTCATCTATTAGGTGAGGTAATACACGAGCCAGCCTAGTAGCCAGGATTTTGGACACTATTTTATAGACACATCCTATAAGAGAGATGGGTCTATAATCACGAAGAGTCTGAGGGTTAGTGGTCTTGGGTATGAGGGCTATGAAAGAGGCATTGCTTCCTTTAGGGAATTTGCCATTGATATAAAACTCATCCAGGAACCTAGTAAAATCAGGTTTTAAAGTCTCTCAAAACTgctttataaaattgaaattaaagccATCAGGACCAGGGCTTTTATCTCCTCCACAAGCCCACACTGCTGCTTTAATTTCCTCTTCAAAGAATCTAGCAGTAAGGCATTCCTTGTGATGGCCTTTggttaaatttatgattatatGTATTGGGGTCCTTGTGCTGGGTTATTGTTGGGTTTGATCTGCTTTTTGGAAGGTGGCACTTTTGTGTcttgtatcttttattttcagtacctctggtactgttctgtttaatattaatatacatatttttgccttccaaaaaaaaaaaggataatccAGTTGTCTGCAATGCAGGATATTAGCTGCTTCCAGAGCCCAATTGACTCCACCACCTATAATCCCAAACTGACTTTTGGcaaaaattaatctttagaCCAGAAGCTAATTCAAATCCTCTTAGTAAAGCCTTTAGAAGTAGAACACATTTTAACAtatcaaactttttaaaagtagAACACATTCTCGAACTTAAATGAAATCAAaaggttaaaaaggaaagaccaatagaaaacataatataaatggAAGCATGAGCTATATAAGCAAGCTGGAAAAAAAACCTGGACAAGGAAGCATTTCAAACTTTACAGTGACTGGGTAATTAGGTTAATGGGTGGACAGGCAGGTTGCAATTTTACTCATTCTGTTGCTATCGATGTGGTGGTATTAAGATGAGCACTGTTATTGTCTATAATTGAAATAtagtataattgtttttttttcttcttaaaatttgAACCGGCACTATCATTCTTTGAATGCCATCATCTACCTTTAATGATTCACATCTAAATTGGTCCCTATTtccctatttaattaaattaattagttagacTCGATAGAAGTATGAtatgtattcttaaaaaattgtccatgagttgtttgatagaatgactaagaatgaattgaaattttcttgcaaaaaaacagtaaaatctgaaggacaaatagttaacaaagttgttcattagctgcaaatatatttccctcctcaagtgcaagcttcttgcgtagccgttgttggtgctcagaaaatcccaattacaaatccctcttattactagttattttgaattctttagttcctgaatgtacaaccttcaaattgttgctcgttcccctctttcttttttgcaaaaaagaaaatcaatatcaaagaaaacatggatgaagtcctaagcatgccatgtacatgtgtattttttaagatatagtatttatattccatcaaACATACATTGACTGTTGATTACATGTAATAGACTTTTTATAACATGGTTGccccaaatcacaattaaaaagcacaactaccaatctttcagagtcctttggttaatttgtcttgtctccttatatggtggggttttgtttaataatattatacttttgccttccaaaaaaaacttatgactgaTCCTCGATCTTTTAattaatcctattttgtatgttattgtataaaagatcatgggttctccacctgcctccactcctcctcctccttctcctcctcctcctcctcctacttcggacgcatcggcttcgacgtctgccgtgaagcggacacgcaaagcctcacgtctacgatcgttgtccactagaccacctggtgttgagagatcagtggtgcatgttgatcctgctaccgggaaggctgacggtccccacaggaagaaattaagaacatatttggggattgtggcatgtgataaggtggacatcacctacgagaactggaaggaggtccctactgctcagaaggacttgatttgggaggatattcaggtatttctcttttcttatttgcttttgtgtaattaatagccaaaaaatacattattgtaacaaataaactttgtttgatgttgtcaggcagaatttgatatcccagaggcttctgacagtaggacgaaaaggaagttactacagaccgtgggggagagatggaggcagtttaaatcagacctcacgaggaaatgggcccttgcagccgatcaggacggtgtcaAGGACACTGTTTGTGACAAATACGGCATCAGgaaggaaaagtgggcccagttttgccagactcacagagacccttcttgggaggtatgttccttgccatttaagttgttttccatattaaacatgatgttgttatacttcattctacccatttcaaacattattgtttaattttttcaagatGTGCGCATCAAGGCATAGGCCATCCAGAAGTagaatactgccccccacgttttgtctcgtgggggttatgattatttggagcagaagctcctggctgagaagacaaagaagaagctgcaggaagctgcacagtcaggaagcgttgatggcgtcatcgaccctccatccccggtcagacgccacgtgaagtggaagatggcccgcacgaagaagatAGGGGAGATGACGAATAAGGCcacaaaggaaatcgctgagaagattgtaagtcattttcaactaaccattacaattatgtttgaatattttgagaatgccatgtaccactgtgtgttttctgtgcatgattcgtttgaggagcaggccacacaaGGATcattcgtcccccatggacgtcaagatgttctggccgctgctattggacatccagagcaccctggacgtgtccatgctgctggagccggtgtcaccatcaagcaatactttggatcggctccatgGACGTCCCACAGCGCTTCCTCCCTACCTCCTGACGAATTACAGCAGCTAACCcagcagatcagggaccagctagaggagtccatcacagagaaagtgacgaggcaggtcatggcatccttcagctaGCTTCAGTCGCCGATGCAATCTTAGGGACTTGCAGTGCCTCCtaagcctctggttggtcctggtccctctggtcctcgagtgagcacaaaggggagttgtgttgatccctcaggaaacgatcctgagacgggtgactctgacaggtgcggcttgtacatagaagcagatcctgtccgcctggttgccatggggagagtttatgagggatccactcttgttcataacactcctttgttgtctGGCCaggtaaaggtgagtgtggaggaggttacagatgcagatgctccagttcctgtacccactgatgaggttttcTTAGTGGcgcaggcacttcacaccttccttgcttggccgacacatctggtcaagtctttatcacagcaggtacttattgtccttactatatgtttcttctttttaaattaattcattaagcgtgcctcaaatttggcaatttaactttgtttcatgaacaggtagctgtgtctctgtcaaaaccacctccgaagcccgatccggaggtcgatgatccgctttatctaatgacattgaccatcccagagcttttcttgaggccttatcaggttagatgggatgccaccgtgttcggggtcgttaatccagatttccccttgtacataaagcacgaagacctctccaaaATCGCACAcgatggtcaatgtctcaacatatcagtgttacagttgtggattctgtaagtctttatataaaaggcttttaattacctaagttatggctttcaattcataaatatttaactttgacttaacataaacaggcatctcactgaaacatgtatgcgagcggggaattctgatatctatggattccttgagccacagtccattcagaggtctaggcaatcgcagtttgaatctgaaagttacataaagagttggatgcagagttcacaacgcgttttgtatcttggagcctacctaaatgggtaagtcacaaaataacaaaatttaattaatgtttactaatgtactaacccattttaggttccactgcagcgggaactggcagatggtggtcatcctgcccaaggaacacttagttgtctggttttgttcattgcataacaggccagacaacaaccttaaggggattattaataggttagtgttcttttcaatacatttgcattgtaatacctcaatgtacaacaccagtttttaattgttactcatatggaacagtgctatcaagggtcttgatgatgctccacaacctaaatcaaaggcttctgctaggtggattgtcgtcatggagtaattacatgacccgtaaggttctgtaaccttacgaaaagaaaacaagtattgttacgaaatttgtaaagtttcgtaacgttacggaaaaagaatcacaaaaaaaggcaaagagggggtgtatttagtaaaaaaaaaggtgcaaatagcaaccaggcacacttgggccttccagattattcctccagaaggcggttgcttctggaggaagcaacctgcctcgcctgggcgagctgggtggcaagctcctcccctattttcctataaatagagggaggagtgaagaaggaaggggttcagccttcttggcatttcGTAATCACTTGAAATtggtgaggaaaattgtttccgtgaagaaaatccaagccgaggcgctttcgtaaTGTTTCTCTAACAttttcgtgggtgatttcgcgaagattttcaaccgttcttcatcgttcgtcgttcttcggtcttcaaccggtaagttcccgaaatcgaacttttcaattcattctatgtacccttggtggtccccacttgtttcgcgagcttttattttcatttcatttactttccgtacccccttttgacgtccttcagtcatttactgaagtcattttctcgcctaatcaaaaaataaaataaatttccaccgatcatttgatttgtaataacctctaatttctattaaaatgaaatccgatcgttcggtcatgcagtaaccacgttggaaaccaaaaagaggtaaaaataataatataataataataaaatatctcttAGAAAaaataagccaaaaaaaaaatcaatctgacgtttctctttgggatttctttttcttaattgaattgactaataactaaagtgacactaaggctaaaatcaactcgcaaagtcaagctcgtccgcaaaaaatcactaaaaggaattttaaggttcgatacctcagcttttatcaccaagtaaaaatgggtcattttaaggtccaacgccttaaaaggaccttcttccaagtaaaaagaatcgcttgattcgccctttagaaagagctatgtaggtctgatttcctcttcgatggagagTATGtaagagcaaaagccccgcttttgtcgacctcaaaaataaaaaagaaataaaattttaggtacacaatttcacacaattctaatttaaggctgttgtcctttgggacaaatgtgagaggtgttaataccttcctcaaatgtaaatacaactcccgaatctggaatattcttcatgaccgttttccttcggtttttccgacgttttccacaactaaatgttggtggcgactccgcgcattttcctccattggaagacgcacccttgAGCCTCACCctgctcgcccgcaaaagggtaggttgcgacagttggcgactccactggggactgtttttgtgagttaggcctattttaggaaattgtggaattgtgaaactttgtgtgtacattttttgaatttggtaaatataataaatgttgtcttttccacataTAATAAATGTGTCgcatttaaaaccaagttcgatggtagtacgagcctttgacggtagtcggcgggaggtgatgggggaaatcaacatccccattcagataggcccccacacttgcaatgtggtttttcaagtgatggacataaatcccgcctacaactgccttttggggagaccctggattcacgcgctaggagtggtcccttcgacgcttcaccagaaattgaaattcacggtcggtggactcttggtgatagtgtcaggcgaagaagatatgttggtgagctgcccctcctccgcgcCTTATGTGGAAGCAGCGGAGGAATCATTAGAAacaactttccaatccttcgaggtggtgagttgtgcctctgtggaaacGAGTCCGTTGCTGCCTTGTCTCTCTAATGCAACCCTAATGGTGGCACGGGTGATGCTCAGGCAcggttatgagcccggaatgggtctgggcaaggacAGCCACAGGAATGCCGATGTGGTCGACATTAGGGGGAACCcgtac harbors:
- the LOC102660447 gene encoding uncharacterized protein; translation: MVAFMADIEGVQIQPSSRDFLSWGADPAGYYSTKSAYNLLKAEGNSISEDSNYKIIWRLKIPPIASAFSWRIFKNRLPTRDNLRRRHVELPSYNCPLCDQDEETTGHIMYSCRKTRHLWWESLRWANRMVPFPIEPKCHFVKFSQWSGKSNVDNRWKAFCIALSMTIWKHRNALVFNNQNFSTEKVMDEALFHTWSWINCMEKDFHTHFNQWSTCLKEEMS